The proteins below come from a single Excalfactoria chinensis isolate bCotChi1 chromosome 7, bCotChi1.hap2, whole genome shotgun sequence genomic window:
- the SLC39A10 gene encoding zinc transporter ZIP10 isoform X2, which translates to MDVSLSFCWCMSICLPRSSAALSWNQKRESPAEETEMKVHMHTKFCIVCLLTFIFHQCSHCHKDGRDHGPEEGHEDHHNCYQISETPYHQTAGSESTPSKFSTSEAENEQKYYIEKIFDRYGENGRLSFFGLEKLLMSLGLGEVKVVVINHDDIGHDHVSHLYALEVQEGKHFHSHNHPHSHSDSKNQTVVGVSEKRNHKCNSERDAVVSSIKGDGKHIHDQSHHRHHHHPHPHHHLDHNGTHHSRNDSVIHNEHGVQNHGPSTETNTTQDQRERKQRKQKKKRKKISETSGDAAQDCPPNHHLGDQCEHNHVHKHDHVHDTSHFHVHHREHSGDRSTNHGHQDSSLGSEDGHHRTSKREAPCKHTGIRKHTISARSRKDRNEDERDREVCLNVTQLLRRYGLETSSPISPEFFIYMCPALLYQIDRRLCIVHYDELEDFMKSKTASIENEDKTGASAWVCGIISITVISLLSLLGVILIPIINQWCFKFLLTFLVALAVGTMSGDALLHLLPHSHGGHNHSHHHGQGHVHEHKHSHRHAHGHGIENEGFLEENDPVLKGLVALGGIYVLFIIEHCIRMYKHYNKQKSKQKWCKNKQSEESPIGRKLSDQKLNNRPDADWLQLKPLAGADDSVLSEDRLNETELTDLDGQLESPPKNFLSVEEENNMHHSHNDVLRAAQEHDLHDLEYDSHGEDKMIARKHSHHWHHKHSHHSHGHCHSGKDLKDTGIANIAWMVIMGDGIHNFSDGLAIGAAFSAGLTGGISTSIAVFCHELPHELGDFAVLLKAGMTVKQAIVYNLLSAMMAYIGMLIGTAVGQYANNITLWIFAVTAGMFLYVALVDMLPEMLHGDGDNEEHGYCPVGQFILQNLGLLLGFAIMLVIALYEDKIVLNIQF; encoded by the exons GAAACAGAGATGAAGgtgcacatgcacacaaaatTTTGCATCGTTTGTTTGCTGACATTTATCTTTCATCAGTGCAGTCATTGCCATAAAGATGGGCGTGACCATGGTCCTGAAGAGGGACACGAAGACCACCATAACTGCTATCAGATCTCAGAGACGCCCTACCATCAGACCGCAGGATCGGAATCTACGCCGAGTAAATTTTCAACGTCGGAAgctgaaaatgaacagaaatactACATAGAAAAGATTTTTGATCGTTATGGTGAAAATGGAAGGTTGTCCTTCTTTGGCCTGGAAAAACTGTTAATGAGCCTTGGTTTAGGAGAAGTGAAAGTAGTAGTGATAAATCATGACGATATTGGCCATGATCATGTTTCTCACCTGTATGCTTTAGAAGTAcaggaaggaaagcattttCACTCTCATAACCATCCTCACAGCCACTCAGATTCAAAAAACCAAACCGTGGTCGGTGTGTCCGAAAAGAGAAATCATAAATGTAACTCTGAGAGGGATGCCGTAGTGTCGTCTATAAAAGGTGATGGTAAACATATTCATGACCAGAGTCACCATCGCCATCATCACCACCCTCATCCGCATCATCATCTTGACCATAACGGTACACATCATTCTCGTAACGATTCGGTTATTCATAATGAACACGGAGTACAGAATCACGGACcttccacagaaacaaacacaacacaggACCAGCGTGAAAGAAAGCAGcggaaacagaagaaaaaacgGAAGAAAATCAGTGAGACTTCAGGAGATGCTGCTCAAGACTGTCCTCCAAACCATCACCTAGGTGATCAGTGTGAGCACAATCATGTTCATAAACACGATCATGTACACGACACGTCTCACTTTCACGTGCACCATCGTGAACACAGTGGAGATCGTTCCACTAATCACGGACATCAGGATTCCAGCCTGGGCAGTGAGGATGGGCATCACCGTACCAGCAAGCGAGAGGCACCTTGTAAACACACGGGTATAAGAAAGCACACTATTTCAGCACGCAGTCGTAAGGATCGTAATGAAGATGAACGTGATCGTGAAGTG TGCTTAAATGTTACGCAGCTGCTACGACGCTATGGTCTGGAAACCAGCTCTCCAATATCTCCtgaattttttatatatatgtgtcctGCTCTGCTATACCAGATTGACAGAAGGCTTTGTATTGTACATTACGATGAGCTTGAAGATTTTATGAAAAGTAAAACTGCATCAATTGAGAATGAAGATAAAACAGGTGCTTCAG CCTGGGTTTGTGGTATCATCTCTATCACCGTCATTAGCCTGCTTTCCTTGCTAGGTGTGATCTTGATTCCCATCATTAACCAATGGTGCTTCAAATTTCTTCTAACTTTCTTGGTAGCTCTGGCTGTAGGAACAATGAGTGGAGATGCTCTACTCCATCTGTTGCCGCAT TCACATGGAGGCCACaaccacagtcaccaccatggcCAAGGTCACGTTCATGAACACAAGCATTCTCATCGACATGCCCATGGACATGGGATAGAGAACGAAGGCtttctagaagaaaatgatCCAGTACTGAAAGGTCTTGTGGCACTCGGAGGCATTTATGTTTTGTTCATCATTGAACACTGCATAAGAATGTACAAGCATTACAATAAACAAAAG AGTAAGCAGAAATGGTGCAAGAATAAACAGAGTGAAGAATCACCAATTGGAAGGAAACTTTCAGATCAGAAATTAAATAATAGACCAGACGCTGACTGGCTTCAGCTCAAACCCCTTGCAG GGGCAGATGACTCAGTTCTGTCAGAAGATCGACTTAATGAAACTGAACTGACTGACTTAGATGGCCAGCTGGAATCCCCTCCCAAAAACTTCTTGTCCGTagaagaagagaacaacatGCACCATTCTCACAACGATGTCTTACGTGCTGCTCAGGAACACGATCTTCATGATTTAGAGTACGACAGCCACGGTGAAGACAAAATGATAGCTAGAAAACACAGTCACCACTGGCATCACAAACACTCCCATCATTCCCATGGCCACTGTCATtctggaaaagacctgaaagataCGGGGATAGCTAATATTGCTTGGATGGTCATTATGGGAGACGGCATTCACAACTTCAGCGACGGCTTAGCAATAG gagcAGCTTTCAGTGCTGGACTGACAGGAGGAATTAGTACATCTATAGCAGTATTTTGTCACGAGCTGCCCCATGAATTAG GTGATTTTGCAGTGCTGCTTAAGGCTGGTATGACAGTAAAGCAAGCTATTGTGTACAACCTCCTGTCAGCTATGATGGCTTACATAGGCATGCTGATCGGCACGGCGGTGGGACAATATGCAAATAACATCACCTTGTGGATCTTCGCAGTCACTGCAGGCATGTTCCTCTACGTGGCATTGGTTGATATG
- the SLC39A10 gene encoding zinc transporter ZIP10 isoform X4, with product MKVHMHTKFCIVCLLTFIFHQCSHCHKDGRDHGPEEGHEDHHNCYQISETPYHQTAGSESTPSKFSTSEAENEQKYYIEKIFDRYGENGRLSFFGLEKLLMSLGLGEVKVVVINHDDIGHDHVSHLYALEVQEGKHFHSHNHPHSHSDSKNQTVVGVSEKRNHKCNSERDAVVSSIKGDGKHIHDQSHHRHHHHPHPHHHLDHNGTHHSRNDSVIHNEHGVQNHGPSTETNTTQDQRERKQRKQKKKRKKISETSGDAAQDCPPNHHLGDQCEHNHVHKHDHVHDTSHFHVHHREHSGDRSTNHGHQDSSLGSEDGHHRTSKREAPCKHTGIRKHTISARSRKDRNEDERDREVCLNVTQLLRRYGLETSSPISPEFFIYMCPALLYQIDRRLCIVHYDELEDFMKSKTASIENEDKTGASAWVCGIISITVISLLSLLGVILIPIINQWCFKFLLTFLVALAVGTMSGDALLHLLPHSHGGHNHSHHHGQGHVHEHKHSHRHAHGHGIENEGFLEENDPVLKGLVALGGIYVLFIIEHCIRMYKHYNKQKSKQKWCKNKQSEESPIGRKLSDQKLNNRPDADWLQLKPLAGADDSVLSEDRLNETELTDLDGQLESPPKNFLSVEEENNMHHSHNDVLRAAQEHDLHDLEYDSHGEDKMIARKHSHHWHHKHSHHSHGHCHSGKDLKDTGIANIAWMVIMGDGIHNFSDGLAIGAAFSAGLTGGISTSIAVFCHELPHELGDFAVLLKAGMTVKQAIVYNLLSAMMAYIGMLIGTAVGQYANNITLWIFAVTAGMFLYVALVDMLPEMLHGDGDNEEHGYCPVGQFILQNLGLLLGFAIMLVIALYEDKIVLNIQF from the exons ATGAAGgtgcacatgcacacaaaatTTTGCATCGTTTGTTTGCTGACATTTATCTTTCATCAGTGCAGTCATTGCCATAAAGATGGGCGTGACCATGGTCCTGAAGAGGGACACGAAGACCACCATAACTGCTATCAGATCTCAGAGACGCCCTACCATCAGACCGCAGGATCGGAATCTACGCCGAGTAAATTTTCAACGTCGGAAgctgaaaatgaacagaaatactACATAGAAAAGATTTTTGATCGTTATGGTGAAAATGGAAGGTTGTCCTTCTTTGGCCTGGAAAAACTGTTAATGAGCCTTGGTTTAGGAGAAGTGAAAGTAGTAGTGATAAATCATGACGATATTGGCCATGATCATGTTTCTCACCTGTATGCTTTAGAAGTAcaggaaggaaagcattttCACTCTCATAACCATCCTCACAGCCACTCAGATTCAAAAAACCAAACCGTGGTCGGTGTGTCCGAAAAGAGAAATCATAAATGTAACTCTGAGAGGGATGCCGTAGTGTCGTCTATAAAAGGTGATGGTAAACATATTCATGACCAGAGTCACCATCGCCATCATCACCACCCTCATCCGCATCATCATCTTGACCATAACGGTACACATCATTCTCGTAACGATTCGGTTATTCATAATGAACACGGAGTACAGAATCACGGACcttccacagaaacaaacacaacacaggACCAGCGTGAAAGAAAGCAGcggaaacagaagaaaaaacgGAAGAAAATCAGTGAGACTTCAGGAGATGCTGCTCAAGACTGTCCTCCAAACCATCACCTAGGTGATCAGTGTGAGCACAATCATGTTCATAAACACGATCATGTACACGACACGTCTCACTTTCACGTGCACCATCGTGAACACAGTGGAGATCGTTCCACTAATCACGGACATCAGGATTCCAGCCTGGGCAGTGAGGATGGGCATCACCGTACCAGCAAGCGAGAGGCACCTTGTAAACACACGGGTATAAGAAAGCACACTATTTCAGCACGCAGTCGTAAGGATCGTAATGAAGATGAACGTGATCGTGAAGTG TGCTTAAATGTTACGCAGCTGCTACGACGCTATGGTCTGGAAACCAGCTCTCCAATATCTCCtgaattttttatatatatgtgtcctGCTCTGCTATACCAGATTGACAGAAGGCTTTGTATTGTACATTACGATGAGCTTGAAGATTTTATGAAAAGTAAAACTGCATCAATTGAGAATGAAGATAAAACAGGTGCTTCAG CCTGGGTTTGTGGTATCATCTCTATCACCGTCATTAGCCTGCTTTCCTTGCTAGGTGTGATCTTGATTCCCATCATTAACCAATGGTGCTTCAAATTTCTTCTAACTTTCTTGGTAGCTCTGGCTGTAGGAACAATGAGTGGAGATGCTCTACTCCATCTGTTGCCGCAT TCACATGGAGGCCACaaccacagtcaccaccatggcCAAGGTCACGTTCATGAACACAAGCATTCTCATCGACATGCCCATGGACATGGGATAGAGAACGAAGGCtttctagaagaaaatgatCCAGTACTGAAAGGTCTTGTGGCACTCGGAGGCATTTATGTTTTGTTCATCATTGAACACTGCATAAGAATGTACAAGCATTACAATAAACAAAAG AGTAAGCAGAAATGGTGCAAGAATAAACAGAGTGAAGAATCACCAATTGGAAGGAAACTTTCAGATCAGAAATTAAATAATAGACCAGACGCTGACTGGCTTCAGCTCAAACCCCTTGCAG GGGCAGATGACTCAGTTCTGTCAGAAGATCGACTTAATGAAACTGAACTGACTGACTTAGATGGCCAGCTGGAATCCCCTCCCAAAAACTTCTTGTCCGTagaagaagagaacaacatGCACCATTCTCACAACGATGTCTTACGTGCTGCTCAGGAACACGATCTTCATGATTTAGAGTACGACAGCCACGGTGAAGACAAAATGATAGCTAGAAAACACAGTCACCACTGGCATCACAAACACTCCCATCATTCCCATGGCCACTGTCATtctggaaaagacctgaaagataCGGGGATAGCTAATATTGCTTGGATGGTCATTATGGGAGACGGCATTCACAACTTCAGCGACGGCTTAGCAATAG gagcAGCTTTCAGTGCTGGACTGACAGGAGGAATTAGTACATCTATAGCAGTATTTTGTCACGAGCTGCCCCATGAATTAG GTGATTTTGCAGTGCTGCTTAAGGCTGGTATGACAGTAAAGCAAGCTATTGTGTACAACCTCCTGTCAGCTATGATGGCTTACATAGGCATGCTGATCGGCACGGCGGTGGGACAATATGCAAATAACATCACCTTGTGGATCTTCGCAGTCACTGCAGGCATGTTCCTCTACGTGGCATTGGTTGATATG
- the SLC39A10 gene encoding zinc transporter ZIP10 isoform X5, whose protein sequence is MKVHMHTKFCIVCLLTFIFHQCSHCHKDGRDHGPEEGHEDHHNCYQISETPYHQTAGSESTPSKFSTSEAENEQKYYIEKIFDRYGENGRLSFFGLEKLLMSLGLGEVKVVVINHDDIGHDHVSHLYALEVQEGKHFHSHNHPHSHSDSKNQTVVGVSEKRNHKCNSERDAVVSSIKGDGKHIHDQSHHRHHHHPHPHHHLDHNGTHHSRNDSVIHNEHGVQNHGPSTETNTTQDQRERKQRKQKKKRKKISETSGDAAQDCPPNHHLGDQCEHNHVHKHDHVHDTSHFHVHHREHSGDRSTNHGHQDSSLGSEDGHHRTSKREAPCKHTGIRKHTISARSRKDRNEDERDREVCLNVTQLLRRYGLETSSPISPEFFIYMCPALLYQIDRRLCIVHYDELEDFMKSKTASIENEDKTGASALAVGTMSGDALLHLLPHSHGGHNHSHHHGQGHVHEHKHSHRHAHGHGIENEGFLEENDPVLKGLVALGGIYVLFIIEHCIRMYKHYNKQKSKQKWCKNKQSEESPIGRKLSDQKLNNRPDADWLQLKPLAGADDSVLSEDRLNETELTDLDGQLESPPKNFLSVEEENNMHHSHNDVLRAAQEHDLHDLEYDSHGEDKMIARKHSHHWHHKHSHHSHGHCHSGKDLKDTGIANIAWMVIMGDGIHNFSDGLAIGAAFSAGLTGGISTSIAVFCHELPHELGDFAVLLKAGMTVKQAIVYNLLSAMMAYIGMLIGTAVGQYANNITLWIFAVTAGMFLYVALVDMLPEMLHGDGDNEEHGYCPVGQFILQNLGLLLGFAIMLVIALYEDKIVLNIQF, encoded by the exons ATGAAGgtgcacatgcacacaaaatTTTGCATCGTTTGTTTGCTGACATTTATCTTTCATCAGTGCAGTCATTGCCATAAAGATGGGCGTGACCATGGTCCTGAAGAGGGACACGAAGACCACCATAACTGCTATCAGATCTCAGAGACGCCCTACCATCAGACCGCAGGATCGGAATCTACGCCGAGTAAATTTTCAACGTCGGAAgctgaaaatgaacagaaatactACATAGAAAAGATTTTTGATCGTTATGGTGAAAATGGAAGGTTGTCCTTCTTTGGCCTGGAAAAACTGTTAATGAGCCTTGGTTTAGGAGAAGTGAAAGTAGTAGTGATAAATCATGACGATATTGGCCATGATCATGTTTCTCACCTGTATGCTTTAGAAGTAcaggaaggaaagcattttCACTCTCATAACCATCCTCACAGCCACTCAGATTCAAAAAACCAAACCGTGGTCGGTGTGTCCGAAAAGAGAAATCATAAATGTAACTCTGAGAGGGATGCCGTAGTGTCGTCTATAAAAGGTGATGGTAAACATATTCATGACCAGAGTCACCATCGCCATCATCACCACCCTCATCCGCATCATCATCTTGACCATAACGGTACACATCATTCTCGTAACGATTCGGTTATTCATAATGAACACGGAGTACAGAATCACGGACcttccacagaaacaaacacaacacaggACCAGCGTGAAAGAAAGCAGcggaaacagaagaaaaaacgGAAGAAAATCAGTGAGACTTCAGGAGATGCTGCTCAAGACTGTCCTCCAAACCATCACCTAGGTGATCAGTGTGAGCACAATCATGTTCATAAACACGATCATGTACACGACACGTCTCACTTTCACGTGCACCATCGTGAACACAGTGGAGATCGTTCCACTAATCACGGACATCAGGATTCCAGCCTGGGCAGTGAGGATGGGCATCACCGTACCAGCAAGCGAGAGGCACCTTGTAAACACACGGGTATAAGAAAGCACACTATTTCAGCACGCAGTCGTAAGGATCGTAATGAAGATGAACGTGATCGTGAAGTG TGCTTAAATGTTACGCAGCTGCTACGACGCTATGGTCTGGAAACCAGCTCTCCAATATCTCCtgaattttttatatatatgtgtcctGCTCTGCTATACCAGATTGACAGAAGGCTTTGTATTGTACATTACGATGAGCTTGAAGATTTTATGAAAAGTAAAACTGCATCAATTGAGAATGAAGATAAAACAGGTGCTTCAG CTCTGGCTGTAGGAACAATGAGTGGAGATGCTCTACTCCATCTGTTGCCGCAT TCACATGGAGGCCACaaccacagtcaccaccatggcCAAGGTCACGTTCATGAACACAAGCATTCTCATCGACATGCCCATGGACATGGGATAGAGAACGAAGGCtttctagaagaaaatgatCCAGTACTGAAAGGTCTTGTGGCACTCGGAGGCATTTATGTTTTGTTCATCATTGAACACTGCATAAGAATGTACAAGCATTACAATAAACAAAAG AGTAAGCAGAAATGGTGCAAGAATAAACAGAGTGAAGAATCACCAATTGGAAGGAAACTTTCAGATCAGAAATTAAATAATAGACCAGACGCTGACTGGCTTCAGCTCAAACCCCTTGCAG GGGCAGATGACTCAGTTCTGTCAGAAGATCGACTTAATGAAACTGAACTGACTGACTTAGATGGCCAGCTGGAATCCCCTCCCAAAAACTTCTTGTCCGTagaagaagagaacaacatGCACCATTCTCACAACGATGTCTTACGTGCTGCTCAGGAACACGATCTTCATGATTTAGAGTACGACAGCCACGGTGAAGACAAAATGATAGCTAGAAAACACAGTCACCACTGGCATCACAAACACTCCCATCATTCCCATGGCCACTGTCATtctggaaaagacctgaaagataCGGGGATAGCTAATATTGCTTGGATGGTCATTATGGGAGACGGCATTCACAACTTCAGCGACGGCTTAGCAATAG gagcAGCTTTCAGTGCTGGACTGACAGGAGGAATTAGTACATCTATAGCAGTATTTTGTCACGAGCTGCCCCATGAATTAG GTGATTTTGCAGTGCTGCTTAAGGCTGGTATGACAGTAAAGCAAGCTATTGTGTACAACCTCCTGTCAGCTATGATGGCTTACATAGGCATGCTGATCGGCACGGCGGTGGGACAATATGCAAATAACATCACCTTGTGGATCTTCGCAGTCACTGCAGGCATGTTCCTCTACGTGGCATTGGTTGATATG